The nucleotide sequence TTAGAGGGGCTTTTTAAGAAACAATGCATTAAGTTAAGTTTGTTTAACTGTCCGTCTCCTTCATTATCATCCACAAATGAGGCGTTTATAATTCGCAAGTCGTTCGCGGGGAAGACGGTAAATAGGCTCGATACGAGTGTTTATTATGCCGCTTCTCCATTAGGATTTGTTGCCAAGATCTCGCTCTCCAGCCATGATTCATTGAAGATGTTAGTTTACGACGGGCAGGATCATGTTCTGGACAGCATGCCATTGCGGCCAGGAAAATATACTTCTTTGCGAGCGTCAGGAGAAGATGTGTTTTTGCTTTACAGGGGGTGGCTGGAGCTGCAAAGCCAACAGCTAAAGGAAGCAATTGGTCAAACAACAAGGTTACTTAATCGACAAGATACGGGATTATACATCCAAGCCCACCGCGTTGATAATAGAGAGAAGTTATTATTAGCGTTGGGACAGCTAAAGAGTCAGCAGCAAGAGGTTGAGCAAAGAATATTGAACCTGACGTTGCCCGATAAGGAAATGATAGGTCACATGCTTAAAAGTAGTTGTCCAAATGGAGCTACTCAGATTACTTACCTGTCATCTGGAATGGGGTTTGCTTATACAGCAAGTCATAGTCGTGGGGAAAAGGAATATGAGCTTTCCAACCATCTCGGGAATGTAATGTCTACAGTAAGCGATAGAAAGCTGGGCGTAGACGATGGCGGTGGAAATATTGCCTACTATAACGTTGATGTTGTAAATTCGGACGACTATTATCCATTTGGGTCTTTGATGCCAGGGAGAACATATAGCCCTCGTGATAAATATCGTTATGGATTTAATGGAGAGGAGGATGATAATGAAGTAAAGGGAGACGGCAATCAGCAAGATTACGGGATGCGGATTTACGATTCCAGGGTAGGACGTTTTTTATCCACAGATCCAATTGCCAAACAATATCCTGAGTTGACACCATATCAATTTGCAAGTAACAGCCCTATTCGGTTAATCGATATAGATGGACTTGAAGGGGGAATTCCAATTAAATATCAAGGAGATGATCCGCTAACGTTACTTATAGATTGGGTTAAATTGAGGCACCATCAGGGGGTAATAAATGTTGACATAGCCGAGGGGGCCAGAAAACAAGCAATACAGCAAGGGCGAGCTAATGGTGATAATATAGACTGGACAACAAAGGCTTTGGTTTACATATCTCCATTTTGGAATGGGGGCGCCAACAGATTTATACCTGGTGCCAGCAATGTTGAAGACGCGAAGGATGCAAAGAAGTATTTCAGTCAGGGGCAGTACGGAATGGGCGCATTAAGCGTATTTTTTGCCCTTCCAGAAATTGGAAATATTTCAAAAGTATTTAAAGGGCTGTCACCTGAGTTGAAAGGATTGATCA is from Chitinophaga parva and encodes:
- a CDS encoding RHS repeat-associated core domain-containing protein encodes the protein MKWLSLLFGLVCLFVYSSSQAQMDVKTDPRIAPLLRQAANGQPDLVIFGRKPVSNMYVNMAVLDKTSKRLYWFTCYGTAYDSVQLRDGDYAQITSNAIDPFSFYKELCLAKEVFLDEAVVEYRELGKLALKDTSYNRRIVYNTVAVQSAHSTLQQLMALEGLFKKQCIKLSLFNCPSPSLSSTNEAFIIRKSFAGKTVNRLDTSVYYAASPLGFVAKISLSSHDSLKMLVYDGQDHVLDSMPLRPGKYTSLRASGEDVFLLYRGWLELQSQQLKEAIGQTTRLLNRQDTGLYIQAHRVDNREKLLLALGQLKSQQQEVEQRILNLTLPDKEMIGHMLKSSCPNGATQITYLSSGMGFAYTASHSRGEKEYELSNHLGNVMSTVSDRKLGVDDGGGNIAYYNVDVVNSDDYYPFGSLMPGRTYSPRDKYRYGFNGEEDDNEVKGDGNQQDYGMRIYDSRVGRFLSTDPIAKQYPELTPYQFASNSPIRLIDIDGLEGGIPIKYQGDDPLTLLIDWVKLRHHQGVINVDIAEGARKQAIQQGRANGDNIDWTTKALVYISPFWNGGANRFIPGASNVEDAKDAKKYFSQGQYGMGALSVFFALPEIGNISKVFKGLSPELKGLIKTVGKATDESKELVILTKTGKFEDALNVSKGLAGDLGEDAIEYTGKFGSQEGKVTGWSSANGKSGFRVDYDAAKGAHINWWNGKEKGAVQFSADQRVVDMMIENEIPKSLNH